A stretch of the Mesorhizobium huakuii genome encodes the following:
- a CDS encoding ABC transporter substrate-binding protein produces the protein MNKLLVLGALAAMLASGTALADTSGKKIAFSNNYAGNSWRQAMLDSYGIVTKKAVDDKIVGAADIFTTADKEVPTQAAQVQNLILQGYDAIVINAASPDALNGAIKQACDAGITVVSFDGTVTEPCAYRVVVDFKDMGKQEVEQMAKFQPKGGNLLEIRGLAGTSIDDAIHAGILEGVAAHPEFKIVGSVTGDWDQTTAQKAVATILPSLPDVVGIVDQGGDGYGAAQAFAAAGKPRPTIIMGNRQDELKWWKEQKDKDGYKTWSASIAPGVSSLAFWVAQQVLDGRKDIPHDLLVPYLAFTQDDFEAALPKIKEGGVATHEYTQEDALAAIKANIK, from the coding sequence ATGAACAAACTGCTCGTTCTGGGTGCGCTGGCGGCTATGCTCGCCTCGGGCACGGCCCTTGCCGACACCAGCGGCAAGAAGATCGCATTCTCCAACAATTACGCCGGCAATTCGTGGCGGCAGGCGATGCTGGACAGTTATGGCATCGTCACCAAGAAGGCGGTGGACGACAAGATCGTCGGCGCGGCCGACATCTTCACCACCGCCGACAAGGAAGTGCCGACGCAGGCGGCGCAGGTGCAGAACCTGATCCTGCAGGGCTATGACGCCATCGTCATCAACGCGGCCTCGCCGGATGCGCTCAATGGCGCCATCAAGCAGGCCTGCGATGCCGGCATCACTGTCGTCTCCTTCGACGGCACCGTCACCGAGCCCTGCGCCTACCGCGTCGTCGTCGACTTCAAGGATATGGGCAAGCAGGAAGTCGAGCAGATGGCCAAGTTCCAGCCCAAGGGCGGGAACCTTCTTGAAATCCGCGGCCTGGCCGGCACCTCGATCGACGATGCCATCCATGCCGGCATCCTCGAAGGCGTCGCCGCCCATCCCGAATTCAAGATCGTCGGCTCGGTGACCGGCGACTGGGACCAGACGACGGCGCAGAAGGCGGTCGCGACCATCCTGCCCTCGCTGCCCGATGTCGTCGGCATCGTCGACCAGGGCGGTGACGGCTATGGCGCCGCCCAGGCTTTCGCCGCCGCTGGCAAGCCGCGCCCGACCATCATCATGGGCAACCGCCAGGACGAACTGAAGTGGTGGAAGGAACAGAAGGACAAGGACGGCTACAAGACCTGGTCGGCTTCGATCGCGCCCGGCGTGTCGTCACTCGCCTTCTGGGTGGCGCAGCAGGTGCTCGATGGCCGCAAGGACATTCCGCACGACCTGCTGGTGCCGTATCTGGCCTTCACCCAGGACGACTTCGAGGCAGCCCTGCCTAAGATCAAGGAAGGCGGCGTCGCCACCCACGAATACACACAGGAAGACGCCCTCGCGGCGATCAAGGCCAACATCAAGTGA
- a CDS encoding glucan 1,4-alpha-glucosidase encodes MAGTPTVAKGAPGIPARWTSSAKSGVGTAFSAKSPLWFTISHGILNEIYYPRLDSACTRDMELIVTGPGGYFSEEKRDAAHAVAPFEDGVPGYRLTNTATDGAYHIEKRIITDPKRPVLLQEIAFVPLKASAADYQVYALLAPHLVNAGMGNTAWAGEHKGQPVLFATGRGVSLALVSSLPWHSCSAGYVGFSDGWQQLQNGGALDPSCQRAEDGNVALTGEIGFSADKTTALLALGFGASPEAAADLALASLKQGFEAAAATYVENWRTFQAGLEKLDRHTASGLNTYRVSTAVLASHLSVARPGAAVASLSIPWGFNKGDDDLGGYHLVWPRDLVETAGGFLAAGDGKQALQILTYLRSIQQPDGHWPQNVWSNGTAYWPGIQMDECAFPLLLADALRRAGHLPRTKLADFLAMIESAASYVVRNGPVTGEDRWEEDAGYSPFTLAVEIAALLAAADMLDVVGKSEPANYLREIADCWNDQVERWTYVTGTEVCIETGVEGYYVRIAPPDDAGAAAPKDGFVPIKNRPPGDTDKPAEAIISPDALALVRFGLRAADDPRIVDTVKAVDALLRCDLPQGPVWHRYTGDGYGEHEDGTPFDGTGQGRAWPLLTGERAHYELAAGRKDKAAELLETFERSAGIGGLLPEQVWDSPDLPDRELWLGKPSGSAMPLVWAHAEHIKLLRSLRDGAVFDMPPQGVERYIKGKTSSPLRIWRFNNKIRSIPAGKVLRVELSAPGVVHWSSDNWLTIQDHKTGENAFGVHLVDLPVAGLAPGSTIVFTFFWPDAMRWENVDFSVGIDAS; translated from the coding sequence ATGGCAGGAACGCCGACCGTTGCAAAAGGCGCGCCCGGAATACCGGCCCGCTGGACATCAAGCGCCAAGAGTGGCGTCGGCACCGCGTTTTCAGCCAAGAGCCCGCTCTGGTTCACGATCAGTCACGGCATCTTGAACGAGATCTACTATCCGCGTCTCGACAGCGCCTGCACGCGCGACATGGAGCTGATCGTCACCGGCCCTGGCGGCTATTTCTCGGAAGAGAAGCGCGACGCCGCGCACGCAGTCGCGCCCTTCGAGGACGGCGTGCCGGGATACAGGCTGACCAACACCGCGACAGACGGCGCCTACCATATCGAAAAGCGCATCATTACGGATCCGAAACGGCCCGTCCTGCTGCAGGAGATTGCATTCGTTCCGCTGAAAGCTTCGGCGGCCGACTACCAGGTCTACGCGCTGCTTGCGCCGCACCTCGTCAACGCCGGCATGGGCAACACGGCCTGGGCTGGCGAACACAAAGGCCAGCCCGTGCTTTTCGCTACGGGGCGCGGCGTATCCCTGGCGCTGGTCTCCTCGCTGCCCTGGCATAGCTGTTCGGCCGGCTATGTCGGTTTCTCCGACGGCTGGCAGCAATTGCAGAACGGCGGTGCGCTCGATCCCTCCTGCCAGCGGGCGGAAGACGGCAATGTCGCGCTGACCGGCGAGATCGGCTTCTCGGCCGACAAAACCACGGCCTTGCTGGCGCTCGGCTTCGGCGCGTCGCCGGAAGCAGCCGCCGACCTGGCGCTGGCCAGTCTCAAGCAGGGTTTCGAAGCAGCCGCCGCGACCTATGTCGAGAACTGGCGGACATTCCAGGCCGGACTTGAGAAGCTCGACCGCCACACCGCCTCCGGGCTGAACACCTATCGTGTGAGCACAGCGGTTCTGGCCTCGCATCTCTCGGTCGCGCGACCGGGTGCCGCCGTTGCCAGCCTGTCGATCCCCTGGGGCTTCAACAAGGGCGACGACGATCTCGGCGGCTACCATCTGGTCTGGCCGCGCGACCTGGTCGAGACCGCCGGCGGTTTCCTTGCCGCCGGCGACGGCAAGCAGGCGCTGCAGATCCTGACCTATCTGCGCTCGATCCAGCAGCCCGACGGCCACTGGCCGCAGAATGTCTGGTCAAACGGCACCGCCTATTGGCCCGGCATCCAGATGGATGAATGCGCCTTTCCGCTGCTTCTGGCCGACGCCTTGCGCCGCGCCGGCCACCTGCCGCGCACAAAACTCGCCGATTTCCTGGCGATGATCGAAAGCGCGGCCTCCTATGTCGTGCGCAACGGCCCCGTCACCGGCGAGGACCGCTGGGAGGAAGACGCCGGCTACAGCCCGTTCACGCTGGCCGTCGAGATCGCCGCGCTGCTTGCCGCCGCCGACATGCTGGATGTCGTCGGAAAGAGTGAGCCGGCAAACTACCTGCGCGAAATCGCCGACTGTTGGAACGATCAGGTCGAACGCTGGACGTACGTCACGGGCACTGAGGTGTGCATCGAGACAGGCGTCGAAGGCTACTATGTCCGCATCGCGCCGCCGGACGATGCGGGCGCCGCCGCGCCGAAGGACGGCTTCGTGCCGATCAAGAATCGTCCGCCGGGCGACACCGACAAACCGGCGGAAGCCATCATCAGCCCAGACGCCCTGGCCTTGGTCCGCTTTGGCCTCAGGGCGGCCGACGATCCGCGCATCGTCGATACCGTCAAGGCCGTCGACGCCCTTTTGCGTTGCGACCTGCCGCAAGGCCCGGTCTGGCACCGCTACACCGGCGACGGCTATGGTGAGCACGAGGATGGCACGCCTTTCGACGGCACCGGCCAGGGACGCGCCTGGCCCCTGCTCACCGGTGAGCGGGCGCATTATGAGCTGGCCGCCGGCCGCAAGGACAAAGCCGCGGAGCTTCTCGAGACCTTCGAGCGCTCGGCGGGCATAGGCGGGCTGCTGCCGGAACAGGTCTGGGACAGCCCGGACCTGCCGGACCGCGAGCTGTGGCTTGGCAAACCCTCCGGCAGCGCCATGCCGCTGGTCTGGGCGCATGCCGAGCACATCAAGCTGTTGCGATCGCTACGCGACGGCGCGGTCTTCGACATGCCGCCGCAAGGCGTTGAGCGCTACATCAAGGGCAAGACAAGCTCGCCGCTCAGGATATGGCGCTTCAACAACAAGATCCGCTCCATCCCCGCCGGCAAGGTTTTGCGCGTCGAGCTTTCGGCGCCGGGCGTCGTCCATTGGAGCAGCGACAATTGGCTGACGATCCAGGATCACAAGACCGGGGAAAACGCTTTCGGCGTCCATCTGGTCGACCTGCCGGTCGCCGGACTGGCGCCGGGAAGCACCATCGTCTTCACTTTTTTCTGGCCCGATGCGATGCGTTGGGAGAATGTCGACTTCAGCGTCGGCATTGACGCATCATGA